The following nucleotide sequence is from Bombus huntii isolate Logan2020A chromosome 17, iyBomHunt1.1, whole genome shotgun sequence.
TCCTGTTCGAACACATTTTTGAATTATTGATTTATAAGTTCATTAGagttgatttattaaatttgtctcatattttacgaaattaaTTACGTGTTCGTGAATTTGCGTTAACAAGCCACGTATTGAATTCCATCTATATACTTTTATACTAATGATCGCACGAACATGTTTATTGCACATCAATTCATTAACGATCTCAGCTTTGTATACAAATTCTTTaacaatatgaaaataatctaAGACTCTGCTAATTGCACgctattaatttaaaaaaatttacgTAAAAATACTTGCGTTACCTACTCAAAATTAGAATTCGTGCGTTCCATTAGGCGtacatttatacatatgtacgtacattttattctataaatggttttatgaataataaattttaaataaactatGAAGGCTTCAAACACGCCTGATGAACATGCTTTATGTaacagaaataatatttaaacaataattaCTGTTGTTCTGTAATTTACATTGCatgattttaataattttttaattatgctttttttatatctattaATTGTGTAATTGTGACAAACAGCAGTTTCATTATTTCTTAGTGTCTAACTACAAAGttcgttatttatatttctttccatataataaaataatatattctttCCATAAGAAACATTATTCATCATATTTCCATCGTGATATTAGTCTTCTCAATAGCAAAATTTACCATTGATGTTTATGTAGTATTGGAGCATATGTAATTTCTCGTGTATTTTCTTTATCAATTATCTGGTGTCGTGCTGCGTTAACGCAGCTTGTTCTTTAAAGTTATTTTTTTCTTGAACCACCctgaaaaatacattaaaagGTTTATCATATTATCCTATGcttgaaaaaaaatttatatagataaaaattgaaaataattgtattttcTTCCAGCAGATACAAAACAATCAATTCACTTTTCTGATTCATTATTGATTTTAATgtcattaattttattgtatatataatatgaatagATAGATGACAATATATCTACTGgaaataaaaactaaaacaATATATCTAATTACTTTTTGCGtgcttatttatattttaattttatatgttaCTTATatgatacatttttatacattaCTACACATACCCTTTTTAGCAGCATATGCTAATAAATTAGCAcgcaatattaaaattgtattgaATAGAATCCATCACCGTACACAAAAgcaatattaaatatcttagttagctaataaaatattaattgcacATGTGAGGATTAcacaaatacatatatatatatatatatattactgcaagcaaaaaatatataaacagaTCACTTAAAAAGCTTGAATAACATTCATGCTGTTTGAACTtttagaaaaagtaaaaatttcaaaataaagaaactagtatttttttaattattctcttacattaatttaatattagaaaatttaaatcaaACAGCATAAACTTAACTATATAGCAAAATAATACTAATAGTATTTGTTATCTATTAATATAAGCATGTTTCTTACTAAACATTGTGGCTGCTAAAAAAAAATGCTATGTTATGTCCAATAATGTGTTTACCATCTgtaaaaaaagttaattaaacaTATAAGAGCAAAAGCGATgcaaattatgaaaataaaatataacaatgaTGGAAAACTATAATGAATAACTATTTATGAttcaaattaatgaaaaatcacATAATCAATTTGATAGAGCAaacataaaatttctttatagtGTGCCCTTTACCCCAGTGTttgtgttcataaaaattgatCCACATGTAGCTATGCATGTTCTTTGATACCCATCATCTTCGCATCGCTCCTTTCCGCACCGGCAATGTTATAAACTTTTGTTCGTCTTTGTACAACTtttctatatctatataaaaaatattgcgCTTTCTAGAAGTGAATAGTTGATATTAGACAAATCAATTAGTTTCCTTACTATCCATACGGCATTGAtatattctaaaataatttgaTGGACACatgattatattttacatcagTACAAATAACACTGTACCATAATGTAATAAGTTtcataatatgtaaaatttgatgtaattggaaataaaaatatatgaaattgaTCTCCCTTAACAACATATTGGGACAGACAAGATGCAAGACATTCAAACTGCATGATCAAATAAAGTATAAAGCTAATGAGATCTAAACACTGTGCAACATATTTCAGGGGACACACACATTATGATAGCTCATAACTTAAAACagctaataataaaaaatcattaacGAAAATATCtttaagaaatttgaaaatttatcaaatgaaatatgtacaaatataatacaaaagatATTACACAATatgtgataaaattttatttatgttacatgtaattaaatatttatgtgtAACCAGAGATATCTAGCTAATagtataagaataaatttgcaattcttagaaatttcaaaattttgtttctAACATCTGAATTATgactattatattttatagaaattaacAAAAAGCATAAccaataaatttctaataaaaaaaaataatattaaatatattataaaatatcagcCTGTCtaacatattataaataacTCAATTATTGAGTAATTATGTTTGTTATTCCTTGGTTGTAGAAATGCTACTAATTGTaagcaaataataaaatagtgcccattaaaaaaagaacataACATTTAATACTACAAAAAATAATGTGTGGTGCAacgtaaattaatatttttaaatagacTATTGTAGTAAGACCTGGCATAAACTGCTAATAGCAGTCTACCATCAACCCTTTCAAAAGAAGGAAAAGTTCCAGAATCTCATACTTTGATTTGCATACCTGCGAATCTGCGCCGTTTTGCCATGGGTTTCTTAGTGGACTGTCAGAACAatcaaaataacaaaattgttATTCATCGTTATAGCATGAGATTTCGTACGTCAAAGCAAATGTTCTTATTAATCGTGGAGTCACGATGAATCGCTGCTGTTTTAATAATAACCGCTATTTTAAGCAAATCTTAAATACTTTTTTATCTTCTATGAAACAAACACTGGGACAATGGGACAAGTATGTTATTACAGTTTGCATCGAGTTTTCCAAACTAAAATTGCCAATGATTCTTGAAACTTGTTTTGCAATACTAAATGATTTCATAATAGATAATTtcctaaaaaataatttattttcacttttaGAAAACATTGTTGTACAAAATTAGGTAGGATGCTTGCTGCAATACATACGCTATTCGCATTTCCTCCTTTCAGAACGAAATAAACTAAAACAAAATGCatatatgataaataaaatgcTGCTAGCATACACTTTCGATAGATATATCACGAATATCGTagcttattaaatattatagatattatGTGTTTGTACACATTTCATAAACAAATCCACTACATACAAGTGTAGCAAAATGTAAAGTTTTACTGTCATTAGTACTGCCATTttaatctttcatttttaaatcatatgaaattaataatttaaagccaatatatatatatgtgtgtgtgtatatatacatatacatacattgaTCAAACATAAATCATATTTAAGTAACTCTTAATAAATTGTGCAGAATactattttactatacataaaaCCAATATATAATAAGTGTTTATATGTATGATTATAAAAcacaattttatatgtatatataaattcatCGTTTTGTGTATAACTACAGATCACTTGTAAATGGTTGCTCTTAATGCTTATATGAACAGCCACAATAAAGTATATAACAATGAAATTATTGAGATACATGAAGAATAGATCTACTACAAAATACTGTTTAAATTATAGACTACCAAATGATACtctgtaatattataataaaataataacacaGGTCTCAGGATTATCACAAGGAATTGTTATTAtcttatgtatataatatcaaaaaattgTTTCTAGTATTGAATATTTCTAAATGTTGCAACAgacgtttaaaaattatatattatgtaatttatattgcAATATTATAGAACATTCAATTACAATGCAAAGAGTAAGCGTTTgtaatgaatgtaataattaGGACTAATAAAACACATAATACTAATTGAAATAACATTCATTGTAATACTGAGCccaaataaaaatgtttcatattttaataactAACTGAAGTGCACCTATACAGTAACAGAGCCAGTAATATTTGTTCCTCTTTTCACAGTTTTGGAGTTtaccttcctttttttcttgtGCTTTTTATGCTGCTGGCCCATCAATGGATTCCAGCTAGCCTGTGTGTTGTGATCTGTCATATGACAAGATTTGGAGGAGTATTTTGTAGTAAGGGGGCTGTTGTCAATTTCTTGTTGAGACTGAACCAAATTGATAGGCTTGGTTATGGAACAATTTGCGAACTCTGTATTCTTGAgaagaatattttctaatGCAGCTATCAGAGTCTGTGTTGCTAGTGGGAGCTGCATTTcagatatataattatttaactcACCACACATTACATTAGGTAACGacaatttatcaaattttttaatgtatcaagcaaagaaaaattttcaaaattgtcGTTCTGTTAATAGAGATGGTTCAAACATCAAATGATACACAACAATCAAATTGCTGATACATATCTGTTTGATAAAAACTtcaactttttatattttattagaataattcacatatttttcttatattatttcaaaataatatatgaTCCATAAAATTTCTTTGCATTTAGAAAAATGATGGAATTCGAAAGCAGATATCTTTTTATActactaaaaaaaatttacattttggCACATGAATAAATGTAGTAAaatgtatgtattatttataaatgtataacTCTTTTTCTATAAGAACTATATAATTATAGGTTGACaaagtaatattttcttttctgaaaacaatttcatgtttgtattaaatcaaaaatgtaaatttttgaTATCATTTTTCTAAATACAAAACTATACAcaaaatatctataaaatagTAATAGTAGTTGCTAATAAGCAACATTAGCAAATTAATCGTTGTTGTTAGCGATCGTATAAtatcgaaatttcattaaatgcACAAAAGTATTATATAGGTATAAATTGTGGTATCATTGAATAATTAGCATATATGAgtttaatatgtataatatattaaatgaaattatgtgtatatatgaattaaattaatatgtGCAGGCAATAATACCACATTTGAGTTTGttgaatttgtaaaatttagcAGCCAAATTCAAAGGTctacaattatatatatatttgggCTTTTTCTCTTGCTGctagtattaataaaataaaatttaatatgatttAACTATATTCAATACAATGTTATGTATTCCCcattaatttatcaatttgatTGCCTATATTACGTATCTAATAAACAACGAATTTTTCGTAGATAATACTTTGTAAAagacaacctaaccccaatcaCTAGAATCATATTACATCAAGTAAATTCCATGTTTCAATTGAAGAAAACTTCATAATAGAAAATGTTTACTTTCCACTGAAACGGTTAAGTATTTAATTGacttttacaaaataatatctatatataaattgttACCATATAATCATTACATATAGTACAATAACAGCAAAACACAAAAGGTCTGTTGTTAGTAATTAATTTcacaaattaattataattgataCATCACGTCAGAATTTTGCAGCATTATGTAGTTTTTCACATTTTCGCATTATAGCCATAATATTTGTCATTACAGCTATAACATAAgctttttaacttttttataCAAAAGGCACTGgacaaaaattaattatgaCACTTATGAAACATTTAAAATCAATGTATACTAACCTCGGAATTAGAACATTCAGAAGCTGGCGGTCCATTTAATATTGGCTGTTCTGAACTGCTACAACCACCATAAACTTCACTCTAAAATTAACAGAAATCCttgataatatttacaatttaaaagtatataatactttataattaatgtcaatattttataatttgatttcaaaaatatgtaaCATTCAAATTGttcatatacatatgcatatacattacatatataatacctTAAGTTGTGACATTTTTTGATGAAGTTGTGTAACTACACATCGTAATTTATCCAATTCTGCATCTACCGCTGCTCTTTTGTTACATTCTATTTGAAGTTCTTCTGACAATCGTGCTTTTTCCTATAATTAATGTAACAATAGCTTTATGACATATTATTCAGCATATCcaagtaataatttatttctttattgaTTTACCTCTTGAAGCTTTTCTAATGTACCTAAATCATGAGTATCTACTTCACTCAAAACCGATTTTGGTGTGGATCTATGTGTCGATAATTCAGCATTAGCTTGTTCTTTAAAAGATTCAGCTTCTTTTAGTCTGGTTTCCAATTCTACTACCTTATCTTGTAACTACAAacatatgaaattatttacttacatttcaaaatattaaagataaatgcatttttatatttttacagaGCTTAccttttcatttatatttaatttactcATGAGTTCATTCAATTCAATTCTAAGACCTGCTACCTCACTTTCTTTCTGTCGAAGCTGTGACTCCCACCTTGTTTCCTCTGATTCTACATGACTTTGCAGCTTATTAAGCATACCTTCCTGTAGAtacatttttgataaataCAATCGAAGTAAAAATTTAACAAGAACATATTACAAATGCAATAGAAACTTACTGTATCATCAATAATTTGTTTGTAATGCGAAACCATATCttgtaaatttttgttttgtttttctaATTCTGAATGATTATCAGTagtattctttttcttcaattCAGTAAAAACTGTATTCACCTTTTCTTCAAAAACTTTGAGCCACAGTTCATGTGATTTTTCagatacttttatttctggGAATATCCTTTCTAATAAAGCCTTTGTTAacttttcttcttctgcttTTACTTTTTGTGTAATTtcctaaaaattaattgttattcatttaaatttaatctattttattaaagagaaaaaatgaATGAATATACATGTATGATATTCATATTTTAGAGAGAGTGTGGAGGGAAAAAGGGGAGAGAGCGTAGGtgagaaattataatttattcaattatacatatataaaatattaaaaacaaacaGATCAGTTCTAAatttagaaagaaaagaataaagatTAAGATAGGTAAAATGGGGACTTACATCAAAGTTCTTCCCATTATTAGATTTAGCACGCAATTCGGCGGCGGAAAGAGCTTCCATCACTTTCCAGTTTTTTACACGTAATTcctgttccaaccataaagaAATGAAGATCAGTGTAAAACTTTGAGAtagatatttcatataaacgactgacaaatatatttaaaaaattcttttgaaatttcaaaattaagaGGAGGTTGGCAAAGTGATGGAagcaataaaaattgattgcaaaaatacataaatataaaaaaatatttttatataaaaatttaactgtatatttatataacaatTTAACCACTTACGTGTTGGTAgtattaacatatatatacacacatatatatacatgtatatatatcttaaataaatatactgGAAAAAGATTATCTATACATATTATAACTTACATTATTTTTGGACCTTTGTGCTTCCAATTCATTATTTAAATGGGCAGCAAGAGTACGTTGATTGTTTACATCACTTCGTAATGCATCAATCTGAGTATTTAATTGATTCAGTTCCACTTCTTTATGTGTTAATTCAGTTCTTAAAGCATTCAATTGACTCTCCTTTTGGGCCAACCTTTAAGATATAATTGATATAAGAAAGATTGATCATCAAGAATCAAAATATACTAAATTAAGTGTTTTAGAATAGACTTATACATACAAATTGGTTTGTTCTACAAGTTGTACATTCTTTTGAACATTATCATCAATTCCATTTTCACGGCCTTCTGCAGCTGGACGTTCAGTAGTTGCTGCTAATCGAGAAGCCAGTGATTCATTATCTtcttgtaattgcttaagtcTCTTTTCCAAATCTGCGAGAATTGTGTgctgaaaaaaaaataatctgtatattttcaacgaaatataatttacatttatgttgatatttaaataaatgatacCTGTATAGAAAGtttatcattttcttcctGCAGTCGTGTAATCAGTAACTGAGTTTCACTTGATCGCTGATCACGTTTCTGTAACCTACTTATTTCTGCCTTTAACACGTTCATTTCATTTGTTGTTTCATTTGCAGCTTTAAGTTCGGCACGTGTTTCTTCTAATTCATTTCGGGACTGCTTTAACTGTTCCTCTAACTTCTCCATGTTCGATTGATTAGTATTAACGTCGCCTTGTGCTATTTCTAGACTTTTTGTTGTCTTGTTAAGTTCGTCTTGTACAGTATCTAAATTCTTCTGTACTGCCTCTAACTGTGTTTCCAACTGTGTTATATTTTCTGTTGACTGCTTTAGTTCAGTTCGTACATTGTTAAGTTCTTCTTTACATGTTTCTAGATCCTTGTCTTTGTTAATAAGCTTTTCTTGAAATACTTTCAGTTCTTCCTCTCTGTCAACAAGTGTCACTTTAAGAGCTGTAATTTCAGCTGCCTCATATTTCACTTCATTCATTGATACTGACAGCTCAGATTTTAATTTCACTAATTCAGACTGAGCTTTATTCAATTCTGTTTTTAATGCTGAAGCATCATTAGCTTCTGTTTTTACAGAATTTAATTCACTTTGCAATGAATTCACTTGTTTTTGAAGTTCCTGTTCATGACGATGAGCGCTTTTTAGTCTGTGATCTAAATCAGCTTGTGCACGATGGGAATcctaaacaaataaatataaatattttattagcaaTTTGTTAACGCTTTgtataatgtaaaaattattatttatctttgtTTTTATCAACAAAAAATGAGGAGAAGGAAGAAGCTTATTGTACAAATAACAACCCACATCTATGATCTTCCCTTctggaatttttttaattatctttttgaaaaaattgacATATTAAGCCTTGTATCAATTTCTTCTTACCTCAAGCTGCCTAGCAACATCTTGCAATCTATCTCCAGCTTCCTTGAAATGTTGTAATTGTCCTTCTGAATGCATCAATTGACCTTGCATAAGTCCTAATTGTTGCCGTAACATTTCTATTTCAGCAGTACTACTCTCACAAGTTGCTTGCAACTCACTTTGTAATTCTTGTACTTCTACATGTTTTTGAGCTAATTGTGCTTTTAATGCATTTTCATTATCACGCATTTGTGCAAATTGTACTTCCATTTGTTTACGTTGTGCAATCAACTCTTGTTGCATATGACCTTGAGTTTGTCCTTGATCCTCTTGCATCTTATGAATAATTGCAgcattttcatttactttAGTTTGcaattgttcaatttgtcTAGTAAATCCTTGTTTTTCAGCAGCATGACTTTCCAAGATATGTTGCATTCGTGTATGTAGAGTTTGAGTTTCTGTAACTTTAGCATTCAATGCTTCTTCTAATTGTCTTACATTAGCTGATAATCTAGACCTTTCAGAATTCAACTCAGCACGTAActctttcaatttattttgaaatgcAATATTTGCTTCATGTTCATCGGCTAAagctttttccttttctgcaagttgcttttttaatttaataactgGATCTGCGCGACCTTCTGTCCATTCTGAATGTTCTGAAGGATTATccatttgtttatttaaaagttGGTCAATAAGAATTTGTATTTCAGAACGGCTAAGTTCAGCTTTCTGAACTAAAGGCATTAATAAAGATACATTGACAGCATCCTTATCTCCACCTAAAGTAAAAAAGGagtcaaaaattaaaaaagatatatatatcataagcacttgataataaaaatgtctTGATAAGATAGTTTAATATATGGAATCACCTTATTCAGTTGATAACATAAGCTTAATTAATCATctttaatttaagaaatattaaacattataCTAAAAGAAATATGgctgtatgtatatataattttgttttatgtagtataaatatattaaatagaaaacaaattataaaaattaatgaaaagaCATTAAGTAAAACACATAtatagattttttaaattcatttaaagaaattaatatagaaATTGAATTAACTAATATATTAACTTACCAATTTGTGCTAGAATatcattctttttctttgcttttttaGATTCTTTATTTGTTGATTGAGTAGAAATTACagtttcttttataatttcttttacatCTCTAACTGGagtttctttttgttctttaatttcttttacagaATCTTTATTAGCTACTGCTGATGTATTGGTATTattaattgtttcttttttctcttccttaATATTGTCATCCTTCTTTTTTACTGAATCTTTCACATTCTTCTTTACTTTTGTTGGAGTTTCCTTTGgagatttatttataattgatTCAGACTGACCAATTTGttgtaaattttctttctgttgAACAAaccatattaaaatatactagGATATGTATTTAAACTTGTGTATGGGACGATTCTAAAGATTAAAGATATAATagttaattttgtattaaatcatgtgttaataaaatttcataaaaaaacaTACATACAGAACAcacaacaaaaagaaaataaatagttaGAAGAACTTGATATTGCAgcgaaaatattaataaacaattatatCGTGTATAATATCAACTTAAAAGTTTACATTTAAACTCAATTTATGAaaactttttttattaaaatttttttaatattattaatttatcaaacTAAAATCAGTTTAAAATCTGAAGGCGTaggtaaatttgaaaaatgctTTAACAATACAAAAGAAGCACTATATATAGCTTTAGTGTTAAAGAAGCAGCAAGTTATGCAAAATATGAAAACATGAATGGAACACATATGAGATAAAATATTCTACCAAAAGCAGTTCACTCACACTATGACTCCGTATGAGTTCGAGGTCGTCCTTTGGTTGAATGAGGTCAAAATGATTAACCTCTGTTGAGAGGGGTTGTGAAGGACTTAATTCAGTCACAATAACCAATGGCTCATCTTTATTTACAAGAATTGGCTTTACCTTTTCATGCTTGCCTTTCTTCTTACTTCCTTTGCTACCCTCCTATGATTtcaatgtatatataaaatgtttcccATGTATTGAACTAATTAAAAGTAGTGAAGGCAATGCACTTTCACTTTTATAATAACaggtatataataataattttacattatatcaAAATGGacatatagaattatttatattggTTAGTTattgtgtatatatgtatatataaaggAGCTAAAAATTTATAGTTTTTTTAATCATTATGGTTTTTATcaatagataaaatattttttacaaaaaaataatagTATCTTTTAGTTtacttatatataaatattatagatgCATTTTTCACCttgaaattgtatttattttgatttcttGCCAAACATATATACCTGAAATTGATAAAGCCACTGCATCAttcataatttaaaaagaaaaagatattaatatgaaaaaacagTTAATACTCTTCACCACtactaaattttaatataattgtgaAAATATTAGTTATTCAATAAtagcattttcaaatttctagaaatgtataattaaaaaatataaatgtatcaTTAAAAgagtattttttattcaattggattttatatctttttgttATTTCTCTTAATTTTCATCTACATGATAAAGtagcaataaaaataagatattatCATGTGTGGAACagttatttatagaaattaatcTTGAGGTCCTAGAACTGTTTATCAATGAgcaatatacaaaaaaaacAAACTTTTGCTTTAAATAACTTGTCTCATGTTATATtggtattttatttcatttttaatgtaaatctatataaaaattcataaattctTATTGTACTTTTcagtttttaaatatattgaatGTTTCCTGAGGTTATTTTAATACAAGATAAGATGTTTCATTACATACTCAAcattagaatttaaattaactTACCATGgcataattt
It contains:
- the LOC126874908 gene encoding kinectin, which encodes MDVQTGLVYVAVVVISAAVIVLVSMFGIKEKSYEEAIAEQRKLPDDLLLNKKDKSKEKKHKNKAGKKVKEKKEEKEEKEDKEEKPEHVQFEENPQILPLEPLLREGSKGSKKKGKHEKVKPILVNKDEPLVIVTELSPSQPLSTEVNHFDLIQPKDDLELIRSHSKENLQQIGQSESIINKSPKETPTKVKKNVKDSVKKKDDNIKEEKKETINNTNTSAVANKDSVKEIKEQKETPVRDVKEIIKETVISTQSTNKESKKAKKKNDILAQIGGDKDAVNVSLLMPLVQKAELSRSEIQILIDQLLNKQMDNPSEHSEWTEGRADPVIKLKKQLAEKEKALADEHEANIAFQNKLKELRAELNSERSRLSANVRQLEEALNAKVTETQTLHTRMQHILESHAAEKQGFTRQIEQLQTKVNENAAIIHKMQEDQGQTQGHMQQELIAQRKQMEVQFAQMRDNENALKAQLAQKHVEVQELQSELQATCESSTAEIEMLRQQLGLMQGQLMHSEGQLQHFKEAGDRLQDVARQLEDSHRAQADLDHRLKSAHRHEQELQKQVNSLQSELNSVKTEANDASALKTELNKAQSELVKLKSELSVSMNEVKYEAAEITALKVTLVDREEELKVFQEKLINKDKDLETCKEELNNVRTELKQSTENITQLETQLEAVQKNLDTVQDELNKTTKSLEIAQGDVNTNQSNMEKLEEQLKQSRNELEETRAELKAANETTNEMNVLKAEISRLQKRDQRSSETQLLITRLQEENDKLSIQHTILADLEKRLKQLQEDNESLASRLAATTERPAAEGRENGIDDNVQKNVQLVEQTNLLAQKESQLNALRTELTHKEVELNQLNTQIDALRSDVNNQRTLAAHLNNELEAQRSKNNELRVKNWKVMEALSAAELRAKSNNGKNFDEITQKVKAEEEKLTKALLERIFPEIKVSEKSHELWLKVFEEKVNTVFTELKKKNTTDNHSELEKQNKNLQDMVSHYKQIIDDTEGMLNKLQSHVESEETRWESQLRQKESEVAGLRIELNELMSKLNINEKLQDKVVELETRLKEAESFKEQANAELSTHRSTPKSVLSEVDTHDLGTLEKLQEEKARLSEELQIECNKRAAVDAELDKLRCVVTQLHQKMSQLKSEVYGGCSSSEQPILNGPPASECSNSELPLATQTLIAALENILLKNTEFANCSITKPINLVQSQQEIDNSPLTTKYSSKSCHMTDHNTQASWNPLMGQQHKKHKKKRKSTKKPMAKRRRFAGWFKKKITLKNKLR